A genomic window from Pelagicoccus albus includes:
- a CDS encoding glycoside hydrolase family 28 protein, translating into MIAPRYFRASRCGKFFNLLISTLVVALFALALQSCSDGHAASGLRFEEIEVEAPFEMPVITVPDFSECERYPITEYGAIQGDKNATVNAIATAIDKASSAGGGVVVVPAGEWLTGPVHFKSNVNLHLEEGAILLFSENPEDYLPAVKTTWEGMECYNYSPLVYAYECENIAITGGGKLQAKLDVWREWYKRPPAHMEALKLLYEMASTDVPVEDRVMTKDDANMRPQFIQFNRCENVLLEGVSIEDSPFWVIHPFLSKNVVIRGVKVRAHGHNNDGVDPEMSQNILIEDCTFDQGDDAIAVKSGRNQDAWRLDTPTRNVVVRNCFVKNGHQLLAIGSELSGGVENVLIENCSLDRSIAGVGHLLFIKTNERRGGWVKNIHLRNIESGDLRYGVLGIETDVLYQWRDLVPTYERRLTPISEVYLENVRAGSVEYVVKIQGQAELPVKKVRMANIEVENFRKEKAMNENVIDVSLSSRLLEVED; encoded by the coding sequence ATGATTGCTCCAAGATATTTCCGTGCCTCTAGATGTGGTAAGTTTTTCAATCTCCTGATTTCCACGTTGGTCGTGGCCTTGTTCGCTTTGGCTCTGCAGTCCTGCTCAGATGGCCATGCGGCATCCGGGCTCCGTTTTGAGGAGATCGAAGTGGAAGCACCGTTTGAGATGCCTGTGATTACGGTGCCGGACTTCTCGGAGTGCGAGCGGTATCCTATTACGGAATACGGGGCAATTCAGGGGGATAAGAACGCTACGGTGAACGCGATTGCTACGGCGATAGACAAGGCATCTTCTGCCGGAGGAGGCGTTGTGGTAGTGCCAGCGGGGGAGTGGTTGACCGGCCCCGTTCACTTCAAAAGCAATGTGAATCTCCATTTGGAGGAAGGGGCGATCCTGCTGTTTTCCGAAAACCCAGAAGACTATCTTCCTGCGGTTAAAACGACATGGGAAGGGATGGAGTGCTATAACTACTCACCTCTGGTCTACGCCTACGAGTGCGAGAATATCGCGATTACGGGAGGTGGAAAGCTGCAGGCGAAGCTCGATGTTTGGCGGGAATGGTACAAGCGGCCACCAGCTCACATGGAGGCTCTCAAGCTCCTCTATGAAATGGCTTCCACCGACGTGCCGGTAGAGGATCGCGTTATGACCAAAGATGACGCCAACATGCGTCCTCAGTTTATCCAGTTCAACCGATGCGAAAACGTTTTGCTGGAGGGCGTTTCAATTGAGGATAGTCCGTTTTGGGTCATCCACCCGTTTCTCTCGAAGAATGTGGTTATTCGAGGGGTGAAAGTGCGGGCCCATGGTCACAACAACGATGGTGTCGACCCGGAAATGAGTCAGAACATTCTAATCGAAGATTGTACCTTCGACCAAGGCGATGACGCGATCGCAGTTAAATCCGGCCGTAACCAGGATGCTTGGAGATTGGATACGCCCACGCGTAACGTCGTCGTCAGAAACTGCTTCGTGAAAAACGGGCACCAACTCTTGGCGATAGGCAGCGAGCTTTCAGGCGGAGTGGAGAACGTGTTGATCGAAAATTGCTCTTTGGACCGTTCTATTGCCGGAGTAGGGCATCTGCTTTTCATCAAGACCAATGAGCGCCGAGGTGGTTGGGTGAAGAATATCCATTTACGCAACATCGAATCGGGTGACCTCAGGTATGGGGTTCTCGGGATCGAGACCGATGTGCTTTATCAGTGGAGGGATCTGGTGCCGACCTACGAACGTCGTCTCACGCCGATTAGCGAGGTATACCTCGAAAACGTCCGTGCCGGTTCCGTTGAATATGTAGTGAAGATTCAAGGACAGGCCGAGCTTCCTGTCAAAAAGGTTCGTATGGCTAATATCGAGGTAGAAAACTTCCGCAAGGAAAAGGCCATGAATGAGAACGTCATCGATGTCTCGCTCTCCTCTCGGTTGCTCGAGGTGGAAGACTAG
- a CDS encoding NADH:flavin oxidoreductase/NADH oxidase, producing the protein MSSTPALFTPFSLKDLTLRNRIAVPPMCQYTAREGFINDWHDAHYTSLARGGAGLVIVEATGVAPEGRITPGCLGLWSDDHIAGHENIARSIKAAGAVPGIQIGHAGRKASANLPWEGDDHIPDSDPRSWQTIAPSAIPFGAGLPKVPKEMSLQDIERVKLDFVSAAERALKAGYEWLELHFAHGYLEQSFFSVHSNLRTDQYGGDLAGRSRFLLETLEAVRKVWPERLPLTARFGVIEFDGRDEETLAESIELAKNFKAGGLDMLSVSVGFSTPTAKIPWGPAFLAPIAQKVRQESGLPVASAWGIDNPQVANQTIEDSQLDLVMIGKAHLANPHYPYELAKSLSLEKPDWILPQSYAHWLASYRTS; encoded by the coding sequence ATGAGCTCTACGCCCGCTTTATTCACTCCCTTCTCCTTAAAGGACCTTACGCTCCGCAATCGTATCGCCGTCCCTCCCATGTGCCAATACACAGCCCGGGAGGGATTCATCAACGACTGGCACGACGCCCACTATACGAGTCTTGCGCGAGGCGGTGCGGGCCTAGTCATAGTCGAAGCGACCGGCGTGGCACCGGAAGGTCGGATCACACCGGGATGCCTTGGCCTCTGGTCCGACGACCATATCGCGGGACACGAGAACATCGCTCGCTCCATAAAAGCCGCCGGAGCGGTTCCCGGCATCCAGATCGGACACGCGGGCAGAAAAGCGAGCGCAAATCTACCTTGGGAGGGCGACGACCATATCCCAGATAGCGACCCGAGATCATGGCAAACTATCGCCCCCTCCGCAATTCCCTTTGGAGCCGGGCTTCCCAAAGTGCCTAAGGAAATGAGCCTGCAGGATATCGAGCGGGTCAAGTTGGACTTCGTCTCGGCGGCGGAGAGAGCCTTAAAGGCAGGTTACGAATGGCTGGAGCTCCACTTCGCACACGGCTATCTTGAGCAAAGCTTCTTCTCCGTTCATTCCAACCTACGTACCGACCAATACGGCGGAGACTTAGCGGGCCGCAGCAGATTTCTCCTGGAGACTCTGGAAGCAGTGAGAAAAGTCTGGCCTGAGAGACTTCCCCTCACCGCTCGCTTCGGTGTTATCGAATTCGACGGGCGGGACGAGGAAACCTTGGCCGAATCGATCGAGCTCGCCAAGAACTTCAAGGCCGGCGGTTTGGATATGCTTAGCGTGAGCGTCGGCTTTTCGACGCCCACCGCAAAAATCCCATGGGGCCCAGCTTTCCTCGCGCCCATCGCTCAAAAGGTGCGTCAAGAGAGTGGCCTACCAGTAGCTTCCGCTTGGGGCATCGACAATCCCCAGGTCGCTAACCAAACCATAGAAGACAGCCAACTTGATTTGGTGATGATCGGGAAGGCCCATTTGGCCAACCCGCATTATCCATACGAATTGGCGAAATCTCTTAGCCTGGAAAAACCAGACTGGATCCTTCCTCAGTCTTACGCTCACTGGCTAGCGAGCTACCGGACCTCGTAG
- a CDS encoding Tat pathway signal sequence domain protein yields MKKSVTRRNFVKLAGLSAAAMPALGNAKGVVDRLLAKEEYKLSPGVVRISWLEKERVGNHFGTAFGVPWPRGQVQHESEFSLRTAEGRVFPLQTWSTAMWDDGSLKWTGHALPAGLPKSKFYEVVSGKSAKVDSPIVVSRSGSAILVDTGLIKAEIPSEGSNLVSKVWRNGRLSLVDGCLVGSRSESPEPGAGVESFNSELKSVEIEQEGPIRCVLKLEGMHREESGREWLPFTLRLYFFSGSDEIKVSHTFVFDGDENEDFLSGLGLRFSVPMTDQLYDRHVRFSGDGEGLWSEAVLGITGLRRQAPDEIMNAQIDGKPLPDIRTWPEIVSSRLHWVPTWGDFSLFQPNSNGFSLRKRTKAGHAWINADQGKRSQGFGYVGGVSGGVAFGMRDFWKLHPTQLDVRNANTDMSEVTLWIYSPQAGPMDLRFYHDGLGMEMEGVVPGVGFEGVEPSMPETAYAKQLDGVNITYEDYEPGFGTPHGVARSSDFQLKITSAVPERKDCAAWAQESFTPPQLVPYPEEIYKARVFGTMWGLPNPTSVNLKMVEKRLDWSLNYYADQVEQRHWYGFWDYGDIMHTYDEFRHVWRYDVGGFAWDNSELSSDMWLWFMFLRSGDPTAFRMAEAMNRHNRDVDIYHLGRFAGFGSRHNVMHWGCSAKQLRISTCMNRRFHYFLTTDERTGDVLKEVTEADRMLDALNPLRKLPGEPIKGECIMSVGTDYGAIASNWFTAWERTGDPKYREWLEGSMRDIGGSELGFFNLTFKYDPETKKLTPAEGVEPRASHLSVMFGLPTICSEMIQNFDVPEFEAAWLRYCQLIGASEEVLEKELGPNFKRPPFPDAHCRIVAYAAAQTDDEELAATAAQTFVDVQWKNRMPVLSTERYEGPDVLNPIDEARWVTTNGTSQWGLAAIQVSALIPEALSSAK; encoded by the coding sequence ATGAAAAAATCGGTTACTCGTAGGAATTTCGTTAAATTAGCAGGCTTGTCTGCCGCAGCCATGCCTGCGCTTGGAAACGCCAAAGGCGTGGTGGACAGGCTGTTGGCCAAGGAGGAGTACAAGCTCTCCCCGGGGGTCGTTCGAATTTCATGGTTGGAAAAAGAGCGTGTGGGCAATCATTTCGGAACTGCTTTCGGAGTTCCTTGGCCGCGTGGGCAGGTGCAACACGAAAGCGAATTTTCGCTGAGAACGGCGGAGGGGCGTGTGTTTCCTTTACAGACATGGAGCACAGCCATGTGGGATGACGGCAGTCTGAAGTGGACCGGGCATGCTTTGCCGGCGGGCTTGCCGAAGTCCAAATTTTATGAAGTCGTTTCTGGTAAGTCCGCCAAGGTCGACAGCCCGATTGTAGTGAGCCGGAGCGGTTCAGCCATCCTGGTGGATACGGGACTCATCAAGGCCGAGATCCCAAGCGAAGGAAGCAACTTGGTCTCCAAGGTGTGGAGAAACGGGAGACTTAGCTTGGTAGATGGATGTTTGGTTGGCTCTCGTTCGGAAAGCCCGGAGCCGGGGGCTGGCGTTGAATCGTTCAATAGCGAGCTCAAGTCGGTGGAGATCGAGCAGGAAGGGCCTATTCGTTGCGTGCTAAAACTGGAAGGCATGCACCGCGAGGAGAGTGGACGGGAGTGGCTGCCCTTTACGCTGAGGCTCTATTTCTTCTCCGGTAGCGATGAGATAAAGGTTTCCCATACCTTCGTATTTGATGGCGACGAGAATGAAGATTTTTTGAGTGGGCTCGGATTGCGCTTTTCGGTGCCGATGACTGATCAGCTCTACGATCGTCACGTACGATTCTCGGGCGATGGGGAAGGGCTCTGGTCGGAAGCAGTGCTTGGGATCACCGGTCTGCGTAGGCAGGCACCCGACGAGATCATGAACGCCCAGATCGATGGGAAGCCATTGCCTGACATTCGGACTTGGCCAGAGATCGTGAGTTCTCGACTACATTGGGTGCCGACTTGGGGTGATTTTTCCCTGTTTCAGCCGAACTCAAATGGGTTCTCGCTCCGTAAAAGGACCAAGGCCGGACATGCCTGGATAAATGCTGATCAAGGCAAGCGTTCCCAAGGATTTGGATACGTAGGTGGAGTCTCTGGGGGAGTCGCTTTCGGGATGAGGGATTTTTGGAAGCTGCATCCTACCCAGCTCGACGTACGGAATGCTAACACCGATATGTCGGAGGTGACTCTGTGGATCTATTCCCCTCAGGCAGGTCCAATGGATCTAAGGTTTTATCACGACGGCTTGGGCATGGAGATGGAAGGCGTTGTGCCTGGGGTTGGGTTCGAAGGAGTCGAGCCAAGTATGCCGGAGACTGCGTACGCCAAACAGCTCGACGGAGTGAATATCACCTATGAAGACTACGAGCCTGGCTTTGGAACTCCTCATGGAGTAGCCCGCTCGAGCGATTTTCAACTCAAGATCACTTCAGCGGTACCCGAGCGCAAGGATTGCGCTGCCTGGGCGCAAGAGAGTTTCACTCCACCTCAGCTTGTTCCGTATCCGGAAGAAATATACAAGGCTCGGGTATTTGGCACCATGTGGGGTCTGCCGAATCCTACCTCGGTAAATCTGAAAATGGTAGAGAAGCGTTTGGACTGGAGTCTCAACTACTACGCGGACCAGGTCGAGCAACGTCATTGGTATGGTTTCTGGGACTACGGCGACATAATGCATACATACGATGAGTTTCGCCATGTTTGGCGCTACGACGTAGGTGGCTTTGCGTGGGATAATTCCGAGCTCTCTTCCGACATGTGGCTATGGTTCATGTTCTTGAGAAGTGGAGACCCGACGGCGTTTCGTATGGCGGAAGCGATGAACCGACACAATCGAGATGTGGACATCTACCACCTAGGCCGATTTGCAGGGTTTGGCTCTCGTCACAACGTGATGCATTGGGGCTGCAGCGCGAAACAACTGCGAATCAGTACCTGTATGAATCGCCGTTTCCACTACTTCTTGACCACGGATGAACGTACTGGAGATGTATTGAAAGAGGTAACTGAGGCGGATCGCATGCTCGATGCACTGAATCCATTGCGCAAACTTCCCGGCGAGCCTATTAAAGGAGAATGTATCATGTCAGTGGGTACGGACTACGGAGCTATCGCCTCCAACTGGTTCACCGCTTGGGAAAGGACGGGAGATCCGAAGTACCGCGAATGGCTGGAAGGTTCGATGCGTGATATTGGCGGGTCAGAACTTGGCTTCTTCAACCTTACATTCAAATACGATCCAGAGACCAAGAAGCTAACCCCGGCGGAAGGGGTAGAGCCGCGAGCGTCTCACCTGAGCGTTATGTTTGGTCTGCCTACGATCTGTTCGGAGATGATCCAAAATTTCGATGTGCCAGAGTTCGAAGCTGCTTGGCTGCGGTACTGCCAGCTGATCGGCGCTTCCGAAGAAGTTTTGGAAAAGGAATTGGGCCCGAACTTTAAACGACCACCTTTTCCAGATGCTCACTGCCGTATTGTAGCCTATGCGGCGGCCCAGACGGATGACGAAGAGCTGGCGGCTACTGCGGCTCAAACCTTTGTCGATGTGCAGTGGAAGAATCGCATGCCGGTTTTGAGTA